One window of the Pyxicephalus adspersus chromosome 5, UCB_Pads_2.0, whole genome shotgun sequence genome contains the following:
- the LOC140330422 gene encoding lymphocyte antigen 6E-like, protein MLKIKCFSFFPASSLQCYTCTSQSSNTNCMVPTNCSASDTSCMTSVVAGGIGGFTMSTITKTCEAICKESGLNAGIVSSKVSCCSTNLCNTSGASSIKSTYIILVVALGFLVTLLRQ, encoded by the exons atgctgaaaataaaatgtttctctttttttccagccTCCTCACTACAATGTTACACCTGCACCTCCCAGAGCTCCAACACTAACTGCATGGTGCCGACTAACTGCTCCGCCTCAGACACAAGCTGCATGACCTCCGTTGTTGCTGGTGGAATCG GTGGTTTTACCATGAGCACTATCACCAAGACCTGCGAAGCTATCTGTAAAGAGTCTGGATTAAATGCAGGCATCGTTTCTAGCAAAGTATCATGCTGCTCCACCAATTTATGCAACACCAGCGGGGCCTCCAGTATAAAGTCCACATACATCATCCTCGTTGTGGCCCTCGGGTTCCTAGTGACCCTCCTGAGACAGTAA